From the genome of Silurus meridionalis isolate SWU-2019-XX chromosome 20, ASM1480568v1, whole genome shotgun sequence, one region includes:
- the LOC124402820 gene encoding ras/Rap GTPase-activating protein SynGAP-like isoform X1: MGGYVDWDHPHRASSKDVFYVTRPPLARSSPAYCTSSSDITDPDAKDSRMNSVSNLQSVGDMLNSPQASLAGFGGLGGAGGGLGGQLRAGGGRMSAGSGGSSVSGGLRLSQLSQMGTTTDSLSQQQQQLAATLRYPLSFQNPLFHMAADGPQIQRQHSRAPVPPPLRLAPEPDSSHPAYLPEFARGAFSRSEDLSTLRPGPHLGQPSIVHSHNYSDE; encoded by the exons ATGGGTGGCTATGTTGATTGGGATCATCCACATCGGGCCTCTTCTAAAGATGTGTTCTATGTCACCCGTCCCCCGCTGGCCCGGTCCAGTCCTGCGTACTGTACAAGCAGCTCAGATATCACCGACCCAGACGCAAAG GACTCAAGAATGAACAGCGTCTCTAACCTGCAGTCTGTGGGGGACATGCTCAACTCTCCCCAGGCCTCACTTGCTGGGTTCGGTGgccttggtggtgctggaggagGCCTCGGAGGTCAGCTGCGTGCAGGCGGAGGGCGGATGTCAGCCGGCTCGGGTGGTTCCAGCGTGTCCGGCGGCCTGCGACTAAGCCAGTTGAGCCAGATGGGGACCACCACTGATTCGCTgtcccagcagcagcagcagctggcTGCCACACTCCGCTACCCACTCTCTTTCCAGAACCCACTGTTCCACATGGCCGCTGACGGACCTCAAATCCAGCGCCAGCATAGTCGTGCTCCGGTGCCTCCACCCCTCCGGCTGGCCCCGGAACCAGACTCCTCCCACCCTGCCTACTTGCCGGAGTTTGCCCGTGGCGCCTTCTCCCGTAGCGAAGACCTATCAACGCTTAGACCCGGACCGCACCTCGGCCAGCCCAGCATTGTCCACTCCCACAACTACAGTGATGAATAG
- the LOC124402820 gene encoding ras/Rap GTPase-activating protein SynGAP-like isoform X3, with product MPPKHGERGQHDDDSRMNSVSNLQSVGDMLNSPQASLAGFGGLGGAGGGLGGQLRAGGGRMSAGSGGSSVSGGLRLSQLSQMGTTTDSLSQQQQQLAATLRYPLSFQNPLFHMAADGPQIQRQHSRAPVPPPLRLAPEPDSSHPAYLPEFARGAFSRSEDLSTLRPGPHLGQPSIVHSHNYSDE from the exons ATGCCACCCAAGCATGGCGAAAGAGGGCAACACGATGAT GACTCAAGAATGAACAGCGTCTCTAACCTGCAGTCTGTGGGGGACATGCTCAACTCTCCCCAGGCCTCACTTGCTGGGTTCGGTGgccttggtggtgctggaggagGCCTCGGAGGTCAGCTGCGTGCAGGCGGAGGGCGGATGTCAGCCGGCTCGGGTGGTTCCAGCGTGTCCGGCGGCCTGCGACTAAGCCAGTTGAGCCAGATGGGGACCACCACTGATTCGCTgtcccagcagcagcagcagctggcTGCCACACTCCGCTACCCACTCTCTTTCCAGAACCCACTGTTCCACATGGCCGCTGACGGACCTCAAATCCAGCGCCAGCATAGTCGTGCTCCGGTGCCTCCACCCCTCCGGCTGGCCCCGGAACCAGACTCCTCCCACCCTGCCTACTTGCCGGAGTTTGCCCGTGGCGCCTTCTCCCGTAGCGAAGACCTATCAACGCTTAGACCCGGACCGCACCTCGGCCAGCCCAGCATTGTCCACTCCCACAACTACAGTGATGAATAG
- the LOC124402820 gene encoding ras/Rap GTPase-activating protein SynGAP-like isoform X2, whose product MGGYVDWDHPHRASSKDVFYVTRPPLARSSPAYCTSSSDITDPDAKASLAGFGGLGGAGGGLGGQLRAGGGRMSAGSGGSSVSGGLRLSQLSQMGTTTDSLSQQQQQLAATLRYPLSFQNPLFHMAADGPQIQRQHSRAPVPPPLRLAPEPDSSHPAYLPEFARGAFSRSEDLSTLRPGPHLGQPSIVHSHNYSDE is encoded by the exons ATGGGTGGCTATGTTGATTGGGATCATCCACATCGGGCCTCTTCTAAAGATGTGTTCTATGTCACCCGTCCCCCGCTGGCCCGGTCCAGTCCTGCGTACTGTACAAGCAGCTCAGATATCACCGACCCAGACGCAAAG GCCTCACTTGCTGGGTTCGGTGgccttggtggtgctggaggagGCCTCGGAGGTCAGCTGCGTGCAGGCGGAGGGCGGATGTCAGCCGGCTCGGGTGGTTCCAGCGTGTCCGGCGGCCTGCGACTAAGCCAGTTGAGCCAGATGGGGACCACCACTGATTCGCTgtcccagcagcagcagcagctggcTGCCACACTCCGCTACCCACTCTCTTTCCAGAACCCACTGTTCCACATGGCCGCTGACGGACCTCAAATCCAGCGCCAGCATAGTCGTGCTCCGGTGCCTCCACCCCTCCGGCTGGCCCCGGAACCAGACTCCTCCCACCCTGCCTACTTGCCGGAGTTTGCCCGTGGCGCCTTCTCCCGTAGCGAAGACCTATCAACGCTTAGACCCGGACCGCACCTCGGCCAGCCCAGCATTGTCCACTCCCACAACTACAGTGATGAATAG